The window GGATGAACAGATCTCAAATTGTgtttaatttggaaataaaaccTTACAATATCACATAGACGTACGCGCGGTAGTAATGGCATCCGTAGAAGTAGGAGCTTCCACACTGAGCCACGGCACAGCCGACCTCATACGAGCTGTACCACACCACCTGAACACAAGCACTCCATCTTTCAATGTGCCATTTAATGATACTACAAACACCTGCATTGCAAATCTgctgaaaaagaagtgtgcttcaTTGTATTAAAAGTGCATCTGTAGTGCACTTACAGTTAACTTTCACACCACACTTTAAATCACTTAAAAGTGcgctttaaaaactttttaaatttaataattgttatgctttaaaaaagtcacttattttgatgtgttcaCTAACAAACTAAACCTCAAGAAAAGTACAGTAGAGTAAATATACTAAATTGCagcttcatcattacaaatgtttaattacaaatatatacacaacacacaactttaaatataaattaaagtatattttagtttaccataaaccATTCTATAATATTTCAGACAATAGAATTATGAAGTCATATATTAAGTACTTAAGTGGGTCCAAAAAGTCAATtgtaaaaacatgcaattaagggtctgaaaacattacattcagtttgcacttAAGTATAATCTTTAAAGAATATTATTTTCGTATTAAATAAGTAGctgtctttttaaaagtatgttaAAATCTATCTTTCATGAGGGGGTGTGCACTGGTTCAgaataaccaaacagttgccagTAGCCATTGATtcccatagtatttttttccatactatggaagtcaatggctaccgtcaactgttttgtgttcaacagaagacagaaactcatacaggtttggaacaacatgagggtgagtaaataataacagaatttcatttttggttgagctatccctttaaagagcTCCTAAAAGCTGTCTAAATGGATGAAAAATCTTTCTTTCATCCCCCTTTTTTATAAgtaataagtatatatatatataagggattttaagcagcaaatcataCATGACTGTTATATAAACTAAAAGCTATACTGGCTttttactaaaaaatatatatgaatccTTCTTGCCATTTGAAAGATATGAGCGTAGTTAAGAAATCCAAATAAATAATCACCTGTGTGTAATGTCCAATCGGCTGACCGTTGCTGGATCCGGTGGGATATTCATAATTGTTGACTTCACTGTGCCAGGCATTTATCACATCAGTCCATGAATAAACCGCAGAGGCCTTGAAGAGATTTTCACCCATTTCATATCCTGTCCATTAGAGAGAAAATACTCAATGAGGGAATCTGCAGCACTGCATCTGGTGGGCCGCAGCCTGGTTGAAATGATAAAATTGTGgggtttttttaatgatttttattttgtacactAAAGCCTGTAAAAGAGAAGATGTTAATACAAAGGAATTTTACGTATtgattttcagaaatgtttaacTAGTATTTTGAATTATGCATTGCAAACTCAATGGAtccttttccatttttcaatgcatttttCTTACGATGTACAGTAATAAACTTCAGTGCTGTATTAGTTCGTTCAGTGTCAAATCCTGAAGTGAAACCCGTCGAGAATGCACTGCATGTGACTGTGACACACTGTCACTTCTTCCTGCATTTCCTCCTTCATCTGTATGGACTAGTCAGCATGTCAACACTCACTTGCACAATCCTCCTGTATAAATATTAGGTCTATATGCATGTGGGTTGATGAAAGAAATCTTCTGTTTTCTCAGGTCTAAATTGCTTTAGTTGCATATGCCGTGGCCTCAAAACATATTTGGACAGTTAAgccacatttattaaaaaaaaaaaaaaaaaaaatgtatgcgtTTCAAGTCAAGTATTTAAAAAACCTGTACTTattaaaaatcatcaaaaagtCAGTTAATTAAAAGACACTGAAAAGTTCATTTGTTTGAAGATATATTATCTAtgcattcatatttatatttgttattactGATTTAAGTATCCAGACTGGTTTTGGGGTCAGTATAGTTTCCAATTTGTTCAAATATATAACAGCCAAAGGTGATCCGCTTCCCCAGCTGAGACTTCGTTCCTGTgataatttgataaaaaaataataaataaataattaaataagtaagcaatttaaaaaataatagcaTTCTGAGAATAACTtaacattctgagaaaaaggtCATAATCTTTAGATATAATTTCAGAATTCTGACAAATTTTCCCACAATTGTGAGTTAACAACTCTTTATATATTGTGATTCTGATTTTGCGAGAAAAAAATTGAGATATAAATtgagaattgcaagaaaaaaaaactttttctttgAGAGATAAACTCACAaataacttttacatttttttattccaaGACAGAAATCAGCTTCCTTAAGATTAGTGACCTATAGTGCAGAATCTACAGTATATTCaggtttttctgtttatttacgggttttaaaaaaaactgtttaacttTCAATGTacaatgtaaacaaacacatgcgtgcacacacacacacacacacacatatatatgtttgtcataaaatattagaaataaaatattaaagtacTTAAATACTTTGGGTTTCACCATTGGCTTGCTATTTGGAGGATTTATCAGCTTAGTAAAGctttgtaaagctgctttagAACACTATGTACTATGAAAAGTGCTCTAAAATGAAATGAACTGACTGTAATTGTGGGTAGCATACCGTCAATCATGCGGCTGCTCGGTGGTCCATGTGTCATGTTACACTGATCAATCCAGCCTTGAGCTGACTGTG is drawn from Onychostoma macrolepis isolate SWU-2019 chromosome 16, ASM1243209v1, whole genome shotgun sequence and contains these coding sequences:
- the LOC131521690 gene encoding cysteine-rich venom protein ENH1 isoform X1, whose protein sequence is MWWDFQSGVCTDMPSVQQEIVDVHNTYRRAVEPTASNMLKMSWSDAVAQSAQGWIDQCNMTHGPPSSRMIDGYEMGENLFKASAVYSWTDVINAWHSEVNNYEYPTGSSNGQPIGHYTQICNAGVCSIIKWHIERWSACVQVVWYSSYEVGCAVAQCGSSYFYGCHYYRAGNFREVPPYSQGDPCAACPDDCEDSLCTNPCPYINTFRNCDELKEMATCDHTVVSQWCPASCLCEEKIIPIARK